The following are encoded together in the Eriocheir sinensis breed Jianghai 21 chromosome 28, ASM2467909v1, whole genome shotgun sequence genome:
- the LOC127004433 gene encoding protein lin-52 homolog isoform X2: MEGHQTFPKSEMEPSLLSLEKMDRSSPDLWPEQIPGVYDFAPLMSPQLSPDPQNLDLEDQDFSLLYQFRLLTALEIIEEVKKLQNVAYQLGLEEAKEMTRGKYLHILNNKKPK; the protein is encoded by the exons agaTGGAGCCGTCCTTGCTGAGCCTAGAGAAGATGGACCGCTCCAGTCCAGACCTGTGGCCAGAGCAAA TTCCAGGAGTGTATGACTTTGCCCCTCTGATGTCACCGCAGCTCAGCCCTGACCCCCAGAACCTTGACCTAGAAGATCAGGACTTCAGCCTCCTATACC AATTCCGGTTACTCACTGCTCTTGAGATTATTGAGGAAGTGAAGAAACTGCAGAATGTGGCATACCAGCTGGGCttggaggaggccaaggagatGACACGAGGCAAGTACCTCCACATTCTCAACAACAAAAAGCCAAAGTGA
- the LOC127004433 gene encoding protein lin-52 homolog isoform X1, which translates to MADGGNFQPEEMEPSLLSLEKMDRSSPDLWPEQIPGVYDFAPLMSPQLSPDPQNLDLEDQDFSLLYQFRLLTALEIIEEVKKLQNVAYQLGLEEAKEMTRGKYLHILNNKKPK; encoded by the exons agaTGGAGCCGTCCTTGCTGAGCCTAGAGAAGATGGACCGCTCCAGTCCAGACCTGTGGCCAGAGCAAA TTCCAGGAGTGTATGACTTTGCCCCTCTGATGTCACCGCAGCTCAGCCCTGACCCCCAGAACCTTGACCTAGAAGATCAGGACTTCAGCCTCCTATACC AATTCCGGTTACTCACTGCTCTTGAGATTATTGAGGAAGTGAAGAAACTGCAGAATGTGGCATACCAGCTGGGCttggaggaggccaaggagatGACACGAGGCAAGTACCTCCACATTCTCAACAACAAAAAGCCAAAGTGA
- the LOC127004433 gene encoding protein lin-52 homolog isoform X3, with product MEPSLLSLEKMDRSSPDLWPEQIPGVYDFAPLMSPQLSPDPQNLDLEDQDFSLLYQFRLLTALEIIEEVKKLQNVAYQLGLEEAKEMTRGKYLHILNNKKPK from the exons aTGGAGCCGTCCTTGCTGAGCCTAGAGAAGATGGACCGCTCCAGTCCAGACCTGTGGCCAGAGCAAA TTCCAGGAGTGTATGACTTTGCCCCTCTGATGTCACCGCAGCTCAGCCCTGACCCCCAGAACCTTGACCTAGAAGATCAGGACTTCAGCCTCCTATACC AATTCCGGTTACTCACTGCTCTTGAGATTATTGAGGAAGTGAAGAAACTGCAGAATGTGGCATACCAGCTGGGCttggaggaggccaaggagatGACACGAGGCAAGTACCTCCACATTCTCAACAACAAAAAGCCAAAGTGA